The genomic region atgcagtctgttggggatgagagggactggaaagtgattcagctctggtggctgattcaagtgaaaaactgcagaagttggtaacttgaatttggaaaagtgtatgaatggagaaagttgagagtaaatgcgaataagagcaaggttattaggttcactagatttgagggacaagttaattgggatgtaagtttgaatggaaaaaaattggaggaagtgaagtgtttcagatatctgggagtggacttagtagcgaatggaaccatgaaagtggaagtgagtcacagggtgaggaagggggaaaaggttctgggagtgatgaagaaggaaggagagaacgttatctcggaaaacaaaaatggttatgtttgaaggaatagtattatatttatctatttattttgctttgtcgctgtcacccgcgtcagcgaggtagcacaaggaaacagacgaaagaatggcccagcccacccacatacacatgtatatacatacacgtccacacacgcaaatatacatacctatgcatctcaatgtatacatataaacaatgtatacatggacatatacatatatatacccatgtacataattcatagtctgcctttattcattcccatcgccaccccgccaaacatggaataacaacaccctccctcctcatgtgtgcgaggtagcgctaggaaaagacaacaaaggccacattcgttcacactcagtctctagctgtcatgtaataatgaaccgaaaccacagctccctttccacatacaggccccaaagaactttccatggtttaccccagacacttcacatgccctggttcaatccattgacagcacattgaccccggtataccacatcgttccaattcaccctattccttgcacgcctttcaccctcctgcatgttcaggctacgatcactcaaaatctttttcactccatctttccacctccaatttggtctcccacttctcctcgttccctccacctccgacacatatatcctcttggtcaatctttcctcactcattctctccatgagaccaaaccatttcaaaacaccctcttttgctctctaaaccacactctttttattaccacacatctctcttaccctatcattacttactcaatcaaaccatctcacaccacatattgtcctcaaacatctcatttccagcacatccaccctcctgcgcataactctatccatagcccatgcctcgcaaccatacaacattgttggaaccactattccttcaaacatacccatttttgctttccgagataatgttctcgacttccacacattcttcaaggctcccagaattttcgcccccttccccaccctgtgactcacttccacttccatggttccatctgctgccaaatccactcccagatatctaaaacacttcacttcctccagtttttctccattcaaacttacctcccaattgacttgaccctcaaccctactgtacctaataaccttactcttattcacatttactctcaactttcttctttcacacactttaccaaactcagtcaccagcttctgcagtttctcacatgaatcagccaccagcgctgtatcatcagtgaaatacaactgactcacctcccaagctctctcatccacaacagactgcatacttgcccctctttccaaaactcttgcattcacctccctaacaaccccatccataaacaaattaaacaaccatggagacatcacacacccctgctgcaaacctacattcactgagaaccattcactttcctctcttcctacatgtacacatgccttacatcctcgataaaaacttttcactgcttctaacaacttgcctcccacatcatatattcttaataccttccacagagcatctctatcaaccctatcatatgccttctccagatccataaatgctacatacaaatccatttgcttttctaagtatttctcacataggaatagtatttccaacaatattgtatggttgcaaggcatgggctatagatagggttgtacggaggagggtggatggttggaaatgagatgtttgagggcaatatgtagtgtgaggtggtttgatcaagtaagtaatgaaagaggtaagagatatgtgtggaaataagagtgtgcttgaaagagcagaagagattgtgttgaaatggtttggacatatggagagaatgagtgaggaaagattgacaaagaggatatatgtgtcagtggtggagggagcaaggagaagcaggagactaaactggaggttgaaggatggagtgaatcctttgagtgatcggggcctgaacatacaggagggtgagaggcatgcaaggaatagagtgaattgtaacgatgtggtataccagggtcgacaagctgtcaatggactgaaccagagcatgtgaaacgtctggggtaaaccatagaacggtctgtgaggcctgaatgtggatagggtgccgtggttttggtgcatcacacatgacagacaaagaccaagtgtgaacaaatgtggcctttttagtgttttccaggtgctaccttgccGAAgcaagcagggggtagcgatgctgtttcctgtgggtcagggtactgccaagaatggatgaaggcaagcaagcatatgtatatatttgtatatgtctgtgtatgtatatttatgtatacgggtatatgttgatatgtatatgtataaatattatacttgatcgctgtttccagcatcagtgaggtggcacctggaaacagacaaagaatggcccatcaactcatatacacatatatgtacataaatgcccatacacatacatatcaacatatacacatatacatacatatcaacatatacatacatatacgtacaaagacatatacatatatacacatgtgcatgtttctgtctgccatgtgtaatgcaccgaaaccacatgcATGCATTCACCGAACACATTTTTCCCTGAATGGATCTTTCATGCACACTGAAGCAAAGATGTACTACATAAATCAAAATgttagagaaagaactgctccctggGGAACTTCACTACTGAGTTTACATGTTTTAAAGGcaaagccattgtgagtgactctgcTATGGTGGCCAGTGGCCAGCTATGAAATTGGTAAACAACTTTTTGTCACTGTTAGGTGATGTCAAACATCTTTCAAGTAAggatatgctggaggacagtgttgAATACTTCTGCTGATGTCTATAGCCACTAGCGCTGTGCAGGAGGTGGGCtatggttggttgaagccatctaaGATATGATGCGTGAGGTCAGTGTGGTGTTGGAATGGATGGGTCTGGTCATGTTGTGTAAGTGAAAGTGGGATTATCTGCCAGATTGTGTTGTGTATCAGCTTTTCATGGAGTTTGGATATTAAGGATATAAGTGATACTGGGCAACAGGTGGCAGGCCAGGTGGGCAGCTTCGAGGGatttaggattggtattatgttgaAAAGTTTCCAGATGTAAGGAATTTCACTGAGtagccaagaatggatgaagacaccTGTAAATGCTTGGACTGTATGTGGGGCAAAGAGAttaatgtgaaagtttgatatgttgttagAGACTGCAGCAGGAGAGTTCCTTAAGGTTTTAATCACAAAGCTCATAGGTGTACGTAGGTAATGAGTATGCTGTAGACCCAAAACTCAACCAttcaacatcgttggaactattTTACCCTCAAACCTTTCAACAAACCTATTTACAACCTAACAGACAGTGATCATCCCCTGAACATAATTCTTAATGCACCCTGAACCTcagtcccttcccccaccttataATTTACATCAGCAACCATGGTTCAATCTACTATTacatcaactcccagatatctaaagcacttcactttactctagtcctctccattcaaactcctaCCATCCTGTcgcatccctctgctgcacctcattaccttacttttgataacatatcatcatctttctcctttcacacattctcctaaaCTGTATCAGCTTTTGAAGTTTCTACATATATTCTACCAATGCTCAGGCCATTAAAACAATGAGCAGCCTAAGTAATCTAACTATCTCTGTGACACCTATGcccttcaggaactccttcaagagggtggccacagcaatagagtctccataactagtgaactccggTGCCGTTTCtttgcctttaatgcctcacccttaacagggggccagtctagcacagtgtctgcagaggctcttacctaatgttcctagttATAACTTCTGCCTTATGTTGCTACTTACTTCTACCTACAACTTCTATttactgttcctaccatttttgccaaaaggcagggctagtacacAGCACTCACCAgaggaaatctagagttacaaagaatgagctgtgtgagttaagtgttgtcaagtgttgtgtgtgagaaagggagagattttgtatgtttgtggacagaatgccagcagtccacatgtaccCTCTACAATGTTCACCTCCTACCCAAAGATTTCCTCCTACCCAAAGATTTTATTTTCAATGATGTGAATCAATACTCAATACATCCaatctctcacttgccctctttttcagctcttacacctttctcttaactttctgctACCTTCTCTTACCTTActttacatataccttacaatggCTTCAGATGTCTTCAACCTCCAAAGATAAGGCTAACCTCAAGCTGATGAGTTGGGTTGCTAGCCAACCTGACTGTTGGATGCCACAACTTGCCGGCCcacataaccctcacaacctggTTAGTCTTGTAAAGTTTGTAACTACTTCTCCAGGGACTTCTTAACTTACTTGTTAAATACATTCCAATCCAtagtttcatttattctcaccttatACCATTCTTCAGTGAATCTCTCTTGTATCTCTAAacacaaatatattttttcaagcaCAATCactttcaccatttctttcatacatatgtaGTTTACTCTCTTCCTAAATGAGAAACTATGACTCAGCAAAGCAGGAACTATTGATTCAGTCACAAATCCTCACTCAATAAATGATACCTTACCTTTTTGACTACCTCCCTCCCATAGCTGAGTATCAGTGCTTTCCTTAGGATGAAATATAACTGTGTTCTTTTCTAAATTTGCTGCACTCACTTCAGTGCACATATGCTTGAGTTTTCTTCCATGTACTGATGAAAAACTCGAATGTGTTTCATTTGTGTCACCATAACTTAAATCATTTTCATCACTGCATTTATTATCTTGATTATCTATAGtatcaaaaaaatctatttcctgAGACAATGTCAAGTGCACAGATGATGAATACATCAATTCACTAGTCCTATCTAAATCATCCATGTTACTTGCTTCATGAATGCTGTTCCTATTTTTTTCTGCACCAAGACTAATCTCACTATTTTTTTCACCTTCACTTACTTCACCAATTTCTGAGAAGACATCACCAATACTAATTTGTTTCCATACCACAGGCTTTACACAAGGCATAAGCTTGGAATCAGTAACAGATATTCTGCTAAATGTAGGCCTTTTAGAGGGGCTTTCTGTAATggtttgaaatattttctttctattttgtcTTGAAGAAATCCAGTCTGTTACTTTGGGTTGATTCTGTGGGACACTTGGCATTTCTACTTTACATTTAGGTGGTTTCTTTCTATTTACACTACTGTCACATTTCTGAGAAAAATTTGTACCTTCTTGTTTCACTGAATTACTAACACCTTGTTTCTCAAGCTGCTCAATCACTTTACGGCATTTTTCCAGATCCTTCATAGATTTCAAAGTTTCTTTTGAGAGATGCGTCTTTCTTATGTCATTCTTCTTAGAAGCtatatctttcttcttcactTTACATTTCTTGAGagaaatatctttctttcttactttacATTTCTTTGAAGTAATGTCTTTCTTCTTTACTTTACACTTATTGGAACAAATATCATTTCCCCATAGAGATTTTTTTGGAGAAGCATCGTGACTTAAAGTATTTTCAAACTTCTCTTTTAACTCagatgattttctttttactgGTGTTGCAACATCTAATTCCAGACTAGTGGAAAATGATATGCTGCTACTAAAACTATTTTTCTCTGATAAGCTTTCCCTACTTAGAACTGAAgacttcaatttttcttttactctGCTACTTCTTCGAACAGGGGTAGCATTGTCAAGCCTTCTATCATCCTTTTTACAAACATAAGAATGCTTTGTAGTAATTGGATTACATTCTGGTAAAGATGATAAATAAGCATTATGATCCAGCTTTTGTTTTGGGCTAACATGTTCTGGAATACAACATTCCTCAAGAAATGGAGCTAACACATTCTTTGAAGCTACTTCTTGGTCTGAATCCACCGAATTCATTTCTGCTTTGGTCTTGGATATATGAGAGTCTCCAAAAAGCATCCCTGATTCCTTCTTTTGATTCttaatctctacaaatcttttaCGGCTCTTCTTTTCTGCTGAAGATTTTGGAGAATCTGAGGCATTTTGATAGACTCCATACCGTGAGAGCTTGGTATCTAAGTGCTCCAGTGGAATTCTTACTTCAAGTGTTGTGGACAACTGTTTCAAATCAGGAAGATCCCCACTCATGTCTGAGTCCAATAAGCGTGTTGCCtcattctccttccttcttctgtgGTCCTTCTGTGTGCAATCCTGAGACCCAcagtccttagcctctctctctccctcactctgatCTGCTACCTGTGGATGAAACAAGGAATGATCACTGGAGTGTTCCTTGACTTGACTTTTTGAAATTCCCAAGACTGGACCAGCAGCTTGACTAAAAATACTACATGGCTTGAGCTTTCCTATATTTGCATTACCATAATTTGTTGTAGAGCATGCAATTATCATATCTTGTAATTTGGTAGTTTGGTCCTTAAATTTTGAAAATCTATGACTGTAAGACCTAAAAACACCCTCTGGGCTAGAAGAGGCCTCTCCATTCTCATTTTGGCAAAACTTATTTTCAGTGGAAAGTTTTTGTTCATGTTCAATTTCATTATCTCCTAACTTCTGAGATGTAGCAGATATATTCCTTTCAACTATAGATGGTTGTGAATTCTTTAAATTTCTCATTTCATTATCACTGTAAGaaatatttgctatattgtcagaTGCACTAAACTCTGATAATTCAGACCGATTACATTCTTCTTGAAGATGAGATAATGAACTCTGGGACTGAAGATCATCTGTTAATGTTCGATTATCTTTGCAAGGTCTATCTCCATTACAATAAGATATCTTTTTGGAATATGAAGCCTTGGgtttatttgaatttttttttcttaaagagcaTTTGGACACTCTGGACAATATACAATGATTTTCTTCATTTGCTTCTATGGAGCTATCATCAGACTGTGTGTCAAAAATGGATTTGAAAACTTGCCTCTTGTTGGGGTTTTCATTATCCAAATAGGATTGCGTGGCTGTTGATGAATCTTTCTTTCGCTTTTTTGTCGCATTTCTTGACTTGGAGACCCTGCAAAACAAAGCTGTATATCACTGGATATTCAAAAATCTATTGTATCTTTAGCATTTTCATTAAAGACTTAAACCTAACCACCAAAAACTTAAAGTTTTGAAGTATGGAAACCACTTTTCTTTGTGGTAGTGTCCCTAGAGCCTTAAGAGAATCTCTAGTATCCCTGGGCATTAGAAACTTCACAATCCCCTGCCTTCTGGTGAGAAAAATGCCTGTCACACCTTTCTAAGCATCTATTTGATGCTAGCTGAAGACTGGCTCACCCCGGGTCTGCCCACCAACCATCTCAGCAACCTCCAATCAGTGATGACATTATCAACCTTGGAAAATGGATCTCTAACCACTGGTGGTTACTATCAATTAAGAGAAAGGTTTTttgaaagacagaagagagggcaTGTAACAAGTTTTTCATACTTTAAAACGTGTTTCTCTCTTTAGGAAGTTCCTCTTGTGAGCCCTGAGAGCATACCAACATGTAGGAGAAAGGTTAAAAAAATCTGTCTTAAAATGAGGATACAGTAAGGCAAAAATGATACCTTAAGTCACCTcgtcaccgtggttgtttaatatgtttgttGATGGAGTGGCAAGGCAGGTGAAcagaagggtcttggagagagaggcaggtctgcAATCTGTCACGGGAAGAGGgtcaggaaaatgattggttctgttactgtttgttgatgacacagttcTGGTAGCAGATTTGAGCTAAAAATGCAAATGCTGGTTCCTGACATTGGGAGAGATTGTGAGTAAAATAAGCTTAGCGTACATGtaaattaaagcaaggttattagctttatCAGTAGAAAAAGACAAGAGAGTTGGAATGTGAGTGTGAAGTAGCCATTTTAGAAAGATCAAATgacttttttgcatctgtatttgtAATCAAACACACAACCCGTGCCCTGAATCCAGTTTCAATGATAGGAGAAGGGAACAttcttcaacaaactgacatattttcagcaataaatggaaggaaaatatataaaacagcAGGCCCTGGTGAGTTTCATCTAAGAAcaataaaagagatgaaaaataagATAGTTCAGCCCTTGACTGCTTTTTCCAATAGGttacttgctacaggaaaagttccaaatGAATGGAAATTTGATATTCACAACAGGTAATATACAATCATCGCCCGAAAATTATCGTTCTAATTGCTTGGCTACTGTGGTCGGGTAACTTATGGAAACCAACAATCAATAAAGaaatgtaaaccatttagaggaccaccacttaataagtGATTCTCAGCATTGTTTTTGACAAAATcgcatgtctgacaaatctgtttgatttcttttgtgatataatcaacatatatgacAAAAGTAAAGTAGTTGAggttatctatctagattttcaaaaagctctCAATGAAGTTCTGCATCAAAGGCTACTGGCAAACATTAAGTCACATGGCAATGCTGGGGTTGTACTTCAACAGATAGGGAATTGGTTGATTGGCTGTGAACAAAGAGCtttgattaatggtcaagcctcagatggTTAGATGTAACAGGTGGAGTgacacaaggatcagtcttgggaccaattctgcactgcaagatatcaaaattccctGATGGTACAAAGCTGGAATATAAATCTATAAATGAACTTGAATCTCTACAGCTTCAACTTGACACAGACATACTGATGGACTTGGCTCAAAGGTGGCAAAGGTTTACATACTccctattatctatctatatttctgtagCCCGTTTCAtttgagaactccctcaagggggtgaccacagcaGAAGAATCTccgtaactggtgaactccagtgccgcttcttagccttctgtgcctcacccttagcaaaCCAATggtaaagggcaactctagtgctgtCTTTgtagaggctccaacctaatgttcccaccaactactattacctaatgtgtctactttacattccaacctactacttctacctaatgctccaaacTTAATTcaaccaaatgtttctacctattgctccagtctaatgttcctaccaactactatctattgctcccatCATTCTGTCAAAAGGTAGGAATAGTGCATAGCAaacactacaggaaaatctagaattatgaagaatgagttgtgtgagttaagtgtttgtcaagtgttttatgtgacaaggaaagactgtatgtttgtggacagaatgccagaagtccatgtgtggatgaggcagaaagaacagacatctacctgggtcaaaggagtgcaacttgacaacctttgaagtgctggctcactaagcagccatcactaacactcctgatacctaggtgggtagtacCGATAATAcatccctggtcggtggctgccttccCACAACTAcctaaaaacgaaaaggcaagctacagtatgaattctcttGGTCTGCAAAAGGTAAGCAAGGAAAATGACTTGAACATAATAAACTATGgagacctaaaaccaagtaagcactGCACAGAAGTAgtaaaaagagcaaacaaaattcttagattcataggaagggccttttttttaatttaagtTCAGGGTCATCCTTACTCTTATAAGTCAGTGATTTGTCTACATCTTGAAcactgtgttgagagagagagagagagagagagagagagagagagagagagagagagagagagagagagagagagagagagagagagagagagagagagagaaagagagagagaaagagagagagagagagagagagagagagagagagagagagagggggggggggggggcaacacagATGATTCtaagactgagaaacaaatccaatgAGAGTAGATCAAACAACTTGAATCAAATAtatctagcttagaaaagagatagTTAAGATGTGATCTAATATGCAAATTCAAAACAATCACACATTTTGATAATCTTAATCCgttaagttacttaagacttgattcatctgccTGAAAGTATTACAGTGCGTTTAAGAACATACTTGATAAATAAATAGCTCCACAGCTTACATTATatgtgcctccttagtcacaatgacaatttgaaAATCatgctctttgaattatctgtatgacTTCTAACTCTTAACACACTAATCTGTGAATTTCTCATCTCTTCCACAATCACACACAGCCTCAAAAGGCCCCAATGGTATGTTGCTGTTCGAatttccttgcattcctttgtaactcataggaagtgaagcatttcaaATATCTGGGgttggatatggcagcaaatggaaccatgggagcttaaGTGAGCTATAAAGTGGATGAGATGGTTAAGATCTTAAGTGCAATGGGGAGTGTGTGGTAAGACAGGTCACTGTCAGTGAGGACAAAGATGAGCATGTTTGGTGGTATGGTTGTCCTGATGATGTTCTATGGATGCAAGGTTTGAGCCCTagctaaaaacaaacaaacaaacaaacaaaaaacaggaGGGATGTATCGgacatgaaatatctgaggacaatgtggggagtgagaagagattgatcaaataagaaatgacagaGTATAAGAGAGTTgtagtagtaagaggagtatgcaaaaactgaagagggtgtgctgaaaggctgattaagagggtatacatgttgtacatggaggaaacaaggaaagaggaggttgaaaggagtgcTAGATACTTTGAGAGATCAGAACCTGAAAATGCAAGAGAGTTTAAGATGTGTACGGGAAAGAGTgagctggagtgatgtggtacaaAGAAGGGAACATGCTATTGATTATCCAGGGCATCTGAGGCAGTCAGTGGAAACTATagaaaggtctatgaggcctggttgtggacagaggtCTCTACTtttgtgcatcatacatgacagttaaaggGTGGATGTGATCAAATGGAGCTGTTCTTTGTCTGTGCATGGTGCTGccttactaacatgggaaacagcaacagcagacagttgtaaaaaaaagtatttaagtAACAAAAAACTGCACATGTGAAGAAATGTTTCCAGAAATATTCCCTAGGAACATATCGCTATTTCATGACATTCAGTTCAAGGTAAAGTTGGCTTTGTTTAAAGCAGTTTCACATAACACTTTTCAGGAAAGCATCCGATACATTAAACAAGGAGCCACCATAAGCCACTAACATTAAATAGGTGGATATCTTAAGATGAAAGGCATTTGCCTCACCATAAATCTGGAATTAAGAGGTTTCTTATATAACCCCAGAGATATTACTGAATCTCTAAAGGCTCACAGAACATACCAACCCTGGAGAGAAATGATACACATAAAATTGAATTAATATGCAATTTTTGAACCTTTTATACTGCACAGTAATGTCATCCTTAAAACTGGAAAAATTATAAGAGTTAAAGCTGATAATACTTTATGAACAAAAGTAACTtaaattgttatcattatgactTACATGTTTTTCAGTGCCTTCTGCCTCTTATTCTTAGAATCTTCAAATGCTGTGGTGCAAACTCGTTTTGATAAGGAAGAATCTGTTGATAACTTCTGGCTAGCCTCAAAATAATCTGATATAGTACTGGTGAAAACTATAGACCTATCCAGCGCTTTCACTAGCTGTTTATCAATGTGCATGGGACTCATTTGGGATCTTGCAGGATCACACATTCCTCCATCATGATGATTACCAGCAACTTTTTC from Panulirus ornatus isolate Po-2019 chromosome 15, ASM3632096v1, whole genome shotgun sequence harbors:
- the LOC139753851 gene encoding uncharacterized protein isoform X4 is translated as MLVVSVTLLESPAFKREGLWEKVAGNHHDGGMCDPARSQMSPMHIDKQLVKALDRSIVFTSTISDYFEASQKLSTDSSLSKRVCTTAFEDSKNKRQKALKNMVSKSRNATKKRKKDSSTATQSYLDNENPNKRQVFKSIFDTQSDDSSIEANEENHCILSRVSKCSLRKKNSNKPKASYSKKISYCNGDRPCKDNRTLTDDLQSQSSLSHLQEECNRSELSEFSASDNIANISYSDNEMRNLKNSQPSIVERNISATSQKLGDNEIEHEQKLSTENKFCQNENGEASSSPEGVFRSYSHRFSKFKDQTTKLQDMIIACSTTNYGNANIGKLKPCSIFSQAAGPVLGISKSQVKEHSSDHSLFHPQVADQSEGEREAKDCGSQDCTQKDHRRRKENEATRLLDSDMSGDLPDLKQLSTTLEVRIPLEHLDTKLSRYGVYQNASDSPKSSAEKKSRKRFVEIKNQKKESGMLFGDSHISKTKAEMNSVDSDQEVASKNVLAPFLEECCIPEHVSPKQKLDHNAYLSSLPECNPITTKHSYVCKKDDRRLDNATPVRRSSRVKEKLKSSVLSRESLSEKNSFSSSISFSTSLELDVATPVKRKSSELKEKFENTLSHDASPKKSLWGNDICSNKCKVKKKDITSKKCKVRKKDISLKKCKVKKKDIASKKNDIRKTHLSKETLKSMKDLEKCRKVIEQLEKQGVSNSVKQEGTNFSQKCDSSVNRKKPPKCKVEMPSVPQNQPKVTDWISSRQNRKKIFQTITESPSKRPTFSRISVTDSKLMPCVKPVVWKQISIGDVFSEIGEVSEGEKNSEISLGAEKNRNSIHEASNMDDLDRTSELMYSSSVHLTLSQEIDFFDTIDNQDNKCSDENDLSYGDTNETHSSFSSVHGRKLKHMCTEVSAANLEKNTVIFHPKESTDTQLWEGGSQKDEDSAFVTHKKYSENPSLQSLIHSYNRLQQMTIEELENRLKEAIPYLKRVAKGKEPSKRHQIFKRGGREIQQMSDELIFGPYTEDQIIYVVDFLSKNFSTVQGLGDESKWRQYIWKVLAPTLLIKIVMDNEEVTQDNAEKLLIEFSLNRRIRGSTSPSPI